From a single Acidobacteriota bacterium genomic region:
- a CDS encoding ABC transporter permease has product MFRFFLIRLAGLIPLLLLILTLSFFLIRSAPGNPFANAKAFPPQVVESLNRQYGLDKPIFFLSLVQPDDPKQHRPWQQRLTFQWNGSDNQYWNYLKRVVFSFDLGPSTRYADQTVNDIIRDSLPKSVALGLAAYVIALVVGLGLGILAALKQNTVIDYGAMFFAVLGVSIPSFVLGPLLILVFSLTLYWLPPARWGDFRHLILPAITLSGLYSAYIARLTRSGMLEVLRADYIRTARAKGLSETAVVFRHALRGGLLPVVSFSGPALAFLLGGTIVVEKIFLIPGLGNFFIEAANSRDYTLVMGVVLLVSVFLIVANFLVDLAYAAIDPRIRY; this is encoded by the coding sequence ATGTTTCGTTTTTTTCTGATTCGCCTGGCTGGCCTGATTCCATTACTGCTCTTGATTTTGACGCTCTCGTTTTTTCTGATTCGGAGCGCCCCAGGGAATCCTTTTGCCAATGCCAAAGCCTTCCCACCTCAAGTTGTTGAGAGTTTGAACCGTCAATATGGCCTGGATAAACCCATCTTTTTTCTCTCACTGGTTCAACCTGACGACCCCAAACAGCATCGCCCGTGGCAGCAACGACTGACGTTTCAATGGAATGGCAGCGACAACCAGTACTGGAACTATTTGAAACGAGTGGTTTTTTCCTTTGATCTCGGCCCCTCGACCCGGTATGCGGATCAAACTGTGAATGACATCATTCGGGACAGTCTGCCGAAATCGGTGGCACTCGGGCTGGCGGCCTATGTGATTGCACTGGTGGTCGGGTTGGGATTGGGAATCCTGGCAGCACTCAAGCAAAACACGGTCATTGATTATGGAGCGATGTTCTTTGCCGTGCTTGGGGTATCAATTCCAAGTTTTGTCCTGGGGCCACTGTTGATTCTGGTCTTTTCACTGACCTTGTACTGGTTGCCCCCGGCGCGATGGGGAGACTTCCGACATTTAATTTTGCCGGCGATTACCCTGAGCGGCCTCTACTCGGCCTATATTGCGCGCCTGACCCGGTCCGGGATGCTCGAAGTCTTGCGAGCAGATTACATCCGCACCGCTCGCGCGAAAGGACTTTCGGAAACCGCGGTGGTTTTCCGGCACGCCCTCCGCGGAGGACTGCTGCCTGTAGTTTCATTTTCAGGTCCGGCGCTGGCTTTTCTGCTGGGTGGGACGATTGTTGTTGAGAAAATTTTTCTGATTCCCGGATTGGGAAATTTCTTTATCGAAGCCGCCAATTCCCGTGATTACACGCTGGTTATGGGCGTAGTGCTGCTGGTTTCGGTTTTTCTGATTGTGGCGAATTTCCTCGTTGACCTTGCCTATGCGGCGATTGACCCGCGCATTCGCTATTAA
- the carB gene encoding carbamoyl-phosphate synthase large subunit, translating to MPKRTDIQKILIIGSGPIVIGQACEFDYSGTQACKALKVEGFTVVLVNSNPATIMTDPGLADQTYIEPLTVEALESIIDRERPDALLPTVGGQTALNLTVRLAEKGILDRYQVTLIGAKIESIHMAENRRLFKQAMDEIGLEMPKAAFVTSLEQIDEVIQKIGYPAIIRPSFTLGGAGGGVAYNDEEFRQIVARGLALSPITEVLVEESILGWKEYELEVMRDHADNIVIVCSIENFDPMGIHTGDSITVAPAQTLTDREYQILRDASLRIIRKIGVETGGSNIQFAVNPHDGRLRVIEMNPRVSRSSALASKATGFPIAKVAAKLAIGYTLDEIPNDITLKTPASFEPALDYVVVKIPRWAFEKFRATEAVLGTQMKSVGEAMAIGRTFKEAFLKALRSLETGKTTTLEYVDDQHLRNQLVTPNPDRVGYLMMALSRGWSCETLHQLTSIDPWFLFQLQQLSEVEKDVQAQTLATLSDQRLFELKQLGFADRHLADLLGIDEPAVRERRLASGIKPVFKRVDTCAAEFASFTPYLYSTYEDECEAEPTDQPKIMILGSGPNRIGQGIEFDYCCCHASFALKEAGYEAIMVNCNPETVSTDYDTADRLYFEPVTFEAVMNIVDLEKPTGVIVQFGGQTPLNLARRLMAAGVPIIGTSPDSIDLAEDRERFGKLLADLNIPQPPNGMALSIEEAIVIANRIGYPVLVRPSYVLGGRAMMIVYDQAGLEQYMTEAVEVSAGKPVLIDRFLESAFEVDVDALCDGEKVCIAGIQEHIEEAGIHSGDSSSVLPPYMIEPWHLDQMRRYTRQLALALKVVGLMNIQFAVKDDTVYVLEVNPRASRTVPFVSKATGVPLAKIAALLMVGKKLTDFNLPPVLSVNRFYIKAPVFPFIKFPGVDPVLGPEMRSIGEVMGVADSFGMAFLKSQYGAGINLPQRGTAFLSINDQDKPNAIKVAQRLHNLGFKLIATRGTQDMLSKAGLPVEMVFKVNEGRPHIVDIIKSRKVDLIVNTPLGKMSYFDEQAIRSAAIQYEVPCITTITGAVAVTSAIQALQFEAIEVQSLQEYHRSGLDIVLGLKASG from the coding sequence ATGCCCAAACGTACTGATATTCAAAAAATTCTGATCATTGGCTCCGGACCGATTGTGATTGGCCAGGCTTGTGAGTTTGACTATTCGGGGACTCAAGCCTGCAAAGCCTTGAAAGTCGAAGGATTTACCGTTGTCCTGGTCAATTCGAACCCGGCTACGATTATGACTGATCCGGGGCTGGCTGACCAAACTTATATTGAACCACTGACGGTCGAAGCCCTCGAATCAATCATTGACCGCGAGCGGCCCGATGCCCTTTTGCCGACGGTTGGTGGCCAGACGGCGCTCAACCTGACCGTTCGACTGGCTGAAAAAGGAATCCTGGATCGCTATCAGGTCACTTTGATTGGCGCCAAAATCGAATCTATCCACATGGCTGAAAATCGCCGGCTTTTTAAACAGGCAATGGATGAAATTGGTCTTGAAATGCCGAAAGCCGCCTTTGTGACTTCACTTGAGCAAATTGACGAAGTCATTCAAAAGATTGGGTATCCGGCCATTATTCGACCGAGTTTCACCCTTGGCGGGGCTGGAGGCGGGGTTGCTTACAACGACGAAGAATTCCGCCAGATTGTGGCACGTGGGTTAGCACTTAGCCCAATTACCGAAGTGCTGGTTGAAGAATCAATCCTGGGCTGGAAAGAGTATGAACTCGAAGTCATGCGCGACCATGCCGACAACATCGTGATTGTGTGTTCGATTGAAAACTTTGACCCGATGGGGATTCACACGGGCGACTCGATCACGGTGGCTCCGGCGCAAACGTTGACAGATCGCGAATATCAAATTTTGCGTGATGCGTCGTTGCGGATTATTCGCAAGATCGGGGTTGAAACTGGCGGCTCCAATATCCAGTTTGCCGTGAATCCGCATGACGGACGCTTGCGCGTGATTGAAATGAACCCACGCGTGTCGAGGTCTTCGGCGCTCGCCTCAAAAGCCACCGGGTTTCCGATTGCCAAGGTGGCGGCCAAACTGGCCATTGGCTACACGCTGGACGAAATCCCCAATGACATTACCCTCAAAACTCCAGCCAGTTTTGAACCGGCGCTTGATTATGTGGTGGTCAAAATCCCGCGATGGGCCTTTGAAAAGTTCCGCGCTACTGAGGCAGTGCTTGGCACCCAGATGAAATCCGTTGGTGAGGCCATGGCAATTGGCCGAACGTTCAAAGAAGCTTTTCTCAAAGCCCTGCGATCACTTGAAACCGGAAAAACCACGACGCTTGAGTACGTTGATGACCAGCACCTGCGCAATCAACTGGTCACACCCAACCCGGATCGCGTCGGATATTTGATGATGGCCCTCAGTCGCGGCTGGTCGTGTGAGACATTGCATCAGTTGACCTCGATTGATCCCTGGTTTTTGTTCCAGTTGCAGCAGCTTTCCGAAGTCGAAAAAGACGTTCAGGCTCAAACGCTGGCTACCCTTTCAGATCAGCGATTATTTGAACTCAAACAACTTGGGTTTGCCGACCGCCACCTGGCGGATTTGCTTGGAATTGATGAACCAGCGGTTCGCGAGCGCCGCCTGGCGTCTGGCATCAAACCGGTCTTTAAACGGGTGGATACCTGCGCGGCTGAGTTTGCTTCGTTTACGCCCTATCTCTATTCAACCTATGAAGATGAATGCGAAGCCGAGCCTACCGACCAGCCGAAAATCATGATTTTAGGCAGCGGTCCCAATCGCATCGGACAGGGCATTGAGTTTGATTACTGTTGCTGCCACGCCAGTTTTGCCCTCAAAGAAGCCGGATATGAGGCCATTATGGTCAACTGTAATCCAGAAACCGTTTCGACTGACTATGACACGGCGGATCGGTTGTATTTTGAGCCAGTGACTTTTGAAGCGGTGATGAACATTGTTGATCTTGAAAAACCAACCGGAGTGATCGTCCAGTTTGGTGGCCAGACGCCGCTCAATCTGGCCCGACGGTTGATGGCCGCCGGCGTGCCGATTATTGGAACGTCGCCAGATTCAATTGATCTGGCTGAAGATCGCGAGCGGTTTGGAAAATTGCTGGCTGATCTCAACATTCCACAGCCTCCAAATGGAATGGCGCTCTCTATCGAAGAAGCCATTGTGATTGCCAATCGGATTGGCTATCCGGTGCTGGTGCGTCCAAGTTATGTCCTTGGCGGACGTGCCATGATGATTGTGTATGATCAGGCCGGGCTCGAACAATATATGACCGAAGCCGTCGAAGTTTCTGCCGGGAAGCCCGTGTTGATTGACCGGTTTTTGGAATCAGCCTTCGAAGTTGACGTGGATGCGCTGTGTGACGGCGAAAAGGTGTGTATTGCAGGAATTCAGGAACATATTGAGGAAGCTGGTATCCACTCTGGCGATAGTTCGAGTGTGTTGCCGCCCTACATGATCGAACCCTGGCATCTGGACCAGATGCGGCGCTATACCCGGCAACTGGCCCTGGCGCTCAAGGTGGTCGGGCTGATGAATATCCAGTTTGCAGTCAAGGATGACACCGTCTATGTCCTCGAAGTCAACCCGCGTGCTTCGCGAACCGTGCCGTTTGTGAGCAAAGCCACGGGGGTTCCACTCGCCAAAATTGCTGCTTTATTGATGGTGGGCAAGAAGTTAACCGATTTCAATTTGCCGCCGGTGCTCTCTGTCAACCGGTTTTATATCAAGGCGCCGGTGTTTCCATTCATTAAATTTCCTGGTGTGGATCCAGTCTTGGGGCCGGAAATGCGCTCAATCGGGGAAGTGATGGGGGTGGCTGATAGCTTTGGAATGGCCTTTTTGAAATCGCAGTATGGCGCGGGTATCAACCTGCCACAGCGTGGAACGGCTTTTCTCAGCATCAATGATCAGGATAAACCCAATGCCATCAAGGTCGCCCAGCGACTGCATAACCTTGGGTTCAAATTGATTGCCACTCGCGGCACCCAGGACATGCTTTCAAAGGCTGGATTGCCAGTTGAAATGGTCTTTAAAGTCAACGAAGGCCGTCCGCACATTGTGGACATCATCAAAAGCCGCAAGGTAGATCTGATTGTCAATACACCACTTGGCAAAATGTCCTACTTTGATGAACAGGCCATTCGCAGCGCCGCTATTCAGTATGAAGTGCCCTGCATTACCACCATTACCGGGGCGGTCGCCGT
- a CDS encoding peptide ABC transporter substrate-binding protein encodes MSTLKSNHSRYFALAWLVASCALTACVIPPGGYFGTIVAPKEQKIVFGNHSEPRSLDAHKTTGVAESNIIKELFEGLTVYHPETLEPLPGSAVSWESHNDAQVWVFHLRDNSRWSDGRPVTAHDYVYAWRRAVDPETASPYVALMFCLKNAEAISNGEMGVETLGVQAVDDLTLRVEMEHPTAFFIKLTAHFMFVPLPEWTIKRHGAQWVEPAKIVTNGPFTLAEHRPNDVIVLRKSATYWDAATVKLNEISFLPVNDAAAMNLYKAGELDVMTSGLIPLPFMKIIQTKQDYCTGAFFSTYYYSINVTRKPFDNPLVRKALNLSINKREIAEKLFNGIIQPATMLIPPGIPGYPVLKGPDFNPPEAQRLLAQAGFPDGKGFPKFTIYYNTQESHKQIAETIQRMWKENLGLTVELQNEEWQTFQARWDRRDFDVCRDVWQGDYLDPTTFLDIYQTENLNNHSGWLDPKYGGLLKQASTESDPAKRLQILAEAENYLIDQVPLIPIYFYTNSFMTKPFVKGYHVNLLDTHQMKFVSIQN; translated from the coding sequence ATGTCCACCTTGAAGTCCAATCATTCGAGGTATTTCGCGCTTGCCTGGCTTGTGGCAAGTTGTGCCTTGACCGCCTGTGTTATTCCACCAGGTGGCTATTTTGGGACCATTGTCGCCCCGAAAGAGCAAAAAATTGTCTTCGGGAACCACTCTGAGCCACGCTCACTCGATGCTCACAAGACCACTGGCGTGGCGGAAAGCAATATCATTAAGGAATTGTTTGAAGGATTGACGGTCTACCATCCTGAGACATTGGAGCCGCTTCCAGGGAGTGCCGTCTCGTGGGAATCACACAATGACGCCCAGGTTTGGGTCTTTCACCTGCGCGACAATTCCCGCTGGTCAGATGGACGCCCGGTGACGGCTCACGACTACGTGTATGCCTGGCGGCGCGCGGTTGACCCGGAAACAGCCTCGCCATATGTCGCCCTGATGTTTTGCTTGAAAAATGCCGAAGCGATCAGCAACGGCGAAATGGGGGTTGAAACGCTTGGAGTGCAGGCAGTTGATGATTTGACGCTCCGGGTTGAAATGGAGCATCCAACCGCATTTTTCATCAAACTGACCGCTCATTTTATGTTCGTCCCCTTGCCGGAATGGACCATCAAACGCCACGGTGCACAGTGGGTTGAACCAGCGAAAATCGTAACGAACGGACCTTTTACACTGGCCGAACATCGCCCCAATGATGTGATTGTGCTGCGCAAATCAGCCACCTACTGGGATGCAGCCACAGTGAAGCTCAATGAAATCAGCTTTTTACCAGTCAATGACGCCGCCGCGATGAATTTGTATAAAGCAGGCGAACTGGATGTGATGACGAGCGGGTTGATTCCGCTTCCGTTTATGAAAATCATCCAAACCAAGCAGGATTACTGCACTGGCGCCTTTTTCAGCACTTATTATTATTCGATCAATGTCACCCGAAAACCCTTTGATAACCCGCTGGTTCGAAAGGCGTTAAACCTTTCGATCAACAAACGCGAAATTGCCGAAAAACTCTTTAATGGAATCATTCAACCAGCCACGATGCTCATTCCACCAGGGATTCCAGGGTATCCGGTGCTCAAAGGCCCTGATTTTAACCCACCCGAAGCCCAACGGTTGTTGGCTCAGGCTGGCTTTCCAGATGGAAAAGGGTTTCCGAAATTCACCATCTACTACAACACCCAGGAAAGCCATAAACAGATTGCTGAAACAATTCAGCGCATGTGGAAAGAAAATCTTGGATTAACGGTCGAACTGCAAAACGAAGAATGGCAAACCTTCCAAGCCCGGTGGGACCGACGCGATTTTGATGTATGCCGCGACGTCTGGCAGGGTGATTATCTTGATCCAACAACGTTTCTTGATATTTACCAGACTGAAAATCTCAATAACCACTCTGGCTGGCTTGACCCCAAATACGGTGGGCTGCTCAAACAGGCAAGCACCGAATCAGACCCGGCCAAACGACTTCAGATCCTGGCCGAGGCTGAAAATTACCTGATTGACCAGGTGCCGTTGATTCCAATTTATTTTTACACCAATAGTTTTATGACCAAGCCCTTTGTCAAGGGGTATCACGTCAACCTGCTCGACACCCATCAAATGAAGTTTGTGTCTATTCAGAATTAG